The following coding sequences lie in one Gorilla gorilla gorilla isolate KB3781 chromosome 5, NHGRI_mGorGor1-v2.1_pri, whole genome shotgun sequence genomic window:
- the LOC129534111 gene encoding LOW QUALITY PROTEIN: histone-binding protein RBBP4-like (The sequence of the model RefSeq protein was modified relative to this genomic sequence to represent the inferred CDS: deleted 1 base in 1 codon), which yields MADKEAAFDDAVEERVINEEYKKWKKNTPFLYDLVLTHALEWPSLTAQWLPDVTRPEGKDFSIHQLVLGTYTLDEQNHLVIASVQLPNDDTQFEASHYNTEKGEFGCFYSVRGKIEIEIKINHEGEVNKVRYMPQNPRIISTKTPSSDVLVFDYTKHPSKPDPSGECDPDLCLRGHQKEGYGLSWNPNLCGHLLSASDDHTSCLRDISAVPKEGKVVDVKTIFTGHTAVVVDVSWHLLRESLFGSVADDQKLMIWDTCSNSASKPSHSVDAHTAEVTLTLCLSFNPYSEFILDTGSADKTVALRDLRNLKLKLHSFELHKDKIFQVQWSPHNETILASSGTNHRLNVWDLSKIGEKQSPEDKEDGPPELLFIHGGHTAKIPDFSWNPNEPWVICSVPEDNIMQVWQMAENIYNDEDPEGSVDPEGQES from the exons ATGGCCGACAAGGAAGCAGCATTTGACGACGCAGTGGAAGAACGAGTGATCAATGAGGagtacaaaaaatggaaaaagaacacCCCTTTTCTTTATGATTTGGTGTTGACCCATGCTCTGGAGTGGCCCAGCCTAACTGCCCAGTGGCTTCCAGATGTAACCAGACCAGAAGGGAAAGACTTCAGCATTCATCAACTTGTCCTGGGGACATACACATTGGATGAACAAAACCATCTCGTTATAGCCAGTGTGCAACTCCCTAATGATGACACTCAGTTTGAAGCGTCACACTACAacactgagaaaggagaatttgGATGTTTTTATTCAGTTAGAGGAAAAATTGAAATAGAAATCAAGATCAACCATGAAGGAGAAGTAAACAAGGTCCGTTACATGCCCCAGAACCCTCGTATCATCTCAACTAAGACTCCTTCCAGTGATGTTCTTGTCTTTGACTATACAAAACACCCTTCTAAACCAGATCCTTCTGGAGAGTGCGATCCAGACTTGTGTCTCCGTGGACATCAGAAGGAAGGCTATGGGCTTTCTTGGAACCCAAATCTCTGTGGGCACTTACTTAGTGCTTCAGATGACCACACCAGCTGCCTGCGGGACATCAGTGCTGTTCCAAAGGAGGGAAAAGTGGTGGATGTGAAGACCATCTTTACAGGGCATACAGCAGTAGTAGTAGATGTTTCCTGGCATCTGCTCCGTGAGTCTCTGTTTGGGTCAGTTGCTGATGATCAGAAACTTATGATTTGGGATACTTGTtcaaacagtgcttccaaaccaaGCCATTCAGTTGACGCTCACACTGCTGAAGTGACGCTCACACTG TGCCTCTCTTTCAATCCTTATAGTGAGTTCATTCTTGACACAGGATCTGCTGACAAGACTGTTGCCTTGCGGGATCTGAGAAATCTGAAACTTAAGTTGCATTCCTTTGAATTACATAAGGATAAAATATTCCAAGTTCAGTGGTCACCTCACAATGAGACTATTTTGGCTTCCAGTGGTACCAATCACAGACTGAATGTCTGGGATTTAAGTAAAATTGGAGAGAAACAATCCCCAGAAGATAAAGAAGACGGGCCACCAGAGTTGTTGTTTATTCATGGTGGTCACACTGCCAAGATACCTGATTTCTCCTGGAATCCCAATGAACCTTGGGTGATTTGTTCTGTACCAGAAGACAATATTATGCAAGTGTGGCAAATGGCAGAGAACATTTACAACGATGAGGACCCTGAAGGAAGCGTGGATCCAGAAGGACAAGAGTCCTAG